Within the Acidimicrobiales bacterium genome, the region GGCGGAACTACCGTACGCGGCCATCCCGCCCATCCGGTCCTTTCGGGACCCTTCGGGTCGGGTCACTACGCTCCCCTCCAATGTCCGACGGCCCGGTCGACCTGCGTTCCGACACCGTGACCCAGCCGACGCCGAAGATGCGCCAGGCAATGGCCGATGCGGTGGTGGGCGACGACGTCTACGGCGAGGATCCGACCGTCAACGCCCTCCAGGACGCGTACGCGGCGCGTGTCGGCAAGCCCGCCGCCTTGTTCGTGCCGAGCGGCACGATGGCGAACCAGCTGGCGCTGCGCCTGCTGGCCCCCGCCGGTACGGGCGTGATCGCCGGGGCGCGCCAGCACATGGTCATCTACGAAGGCGGCGCCGCCGGCATCAACTCGGCGACGCAGTTCGTCACCATCGACGACAGCCAAGGCGCCCTCGACCCCACCGCCATCTCGCACCTTCGGGCCGCGGCGGCGCACCACTACATCGAGCCGGGGTTGGTGTGCGTCGAGAACACGCACCTGCCCGCGGGCGGGCGGCCTTACACCCTCGACGAGCTGAAGGCGGTGAGCCACGCCGCGGGACCGCTGCCCGTACACATGGACGGCGCCCGCCTGTTCAACGCCGAAGTGGCGACGGGCGTGAAGGCCGCCGACTACGCCGCCCAGGTGACGACCGTGATGTCGTGTCTGTCGAAAGGTCTCGCCGCGCCGGTCGGGTCGCTGCTCGCGGGTCCGGTTGACGTGATCGCCCGCGCCCGCGTCGAGCGTCAACGCCTCGGTGGCGGCATGCGCCAGGCTGGCGTGCTGGCGGCCGCCGGGCTCGTCGCCCTCACCGACATGGTGGAGCGCTTGGCCGACGACCACGACCGCGCCCGCACGCTGGCCGCGGCCGTCGCGCAGCGCTGGCCGGGCGCCTGCGACCCCGCGTCCGTGCAGACCAACATCGTCAACTTCACCCACCCCAACACCGCCGAACTGTTGGCCCACCTGCAGAGCCACGGCGTGCGCGCCGGCACCATCGCTCCGGGCGTCGCCCGCTTCGTCACGCACTGCGACGTCGATCAGGACGACGTCAAGCGAGCGATCACCGCGATTCTGTCCGCCCCGTAGGCACGGGCTCATAGGTCTCGGTGAGTTCGTCGCGGCCGCGCAGCGCGATGGCACCGACGTAGTCCCACCGGTCCTGCTCGGGTCCGATCGCGTGGAACACGGCACGCGATGACGCCAGCACCCGGCTCGTGTAGCCCTTGGCGAGGTCGGTGAGGCGCGACGCCTCGTTGACCGGGTCGCCGATCACCGTGTACTCCACCCGGCGGCGCGCGCCGATGTTGCCGGCGACGGCGAGGCCGCTCGACACGCCGATACCCGCCTGCACCTCGGGATACGTGCTGGCGAGCACCCGCAGCGCGGTGTTCAGTTCGCGCGCGGCCTTCAGCGCATTGGTGGCGTGCAGTTCGTCGTCTTCCAGCGCGCCGAACGTGCACAGCGCGCCGTCGCCGTCAAAGCGGTTGATGGACCCGTGGTTGTCCTCGATGACGGTGACGATCACTCCGAAGAAGGCGTTGAGCAGCTCGACGACCTCGCTCGGTTCGCGACGTACAGCGAGGTTGGTCGAGCCGATCATGTCCACGAACAGCACACTCATCTCGCGCAGCTGACCGCCGAGCGCGACACCCTTGTCGATCGCGCGCCGGGCGACGTCGACTCCGACGTGGCGGCCGAAGAGATCTTCGAGCCGGTTGCGCTCCCGGAGGCCCTCGAGCATTCGGTTGTAGCCCGCCTCGAGTTCGCCGAGCTCGCCACCGTCGTCGACGGGGATGTGGGCGTCGAGGTCGCCCGCCTCCACGCGTTCGAGGCCCTGGCGCAGCTCGTCGAGCGGGTCGGTCACCGAGCGGGCGCTGGCGATGGTGAGCACCAGGCCGGTGACGAGACCGATGACGGCCAGGACCACGATCGGCACGATGAGCGGGTTGTCGAAGCCGTCGCCCCGCGCCGTGGGGCCGAGGATGATGCCGACGAAGGGGACGCCGGAGCCGAGTACCCACATGAGCAACAGCCGCGAGCGGATCTGGAGGCCGTGGCGTTCGGGAAGCTGGCCGTCGCTGAGCGCGGCGGCGAATCCGGCGCGGTGCAGCCGCTCGACGGCGAGGAAGCAGAAGGCGCTCGTGGTCAGCCCGCCGAGGATGGTGCTGATGGCGACGCGGATGCAGTCGGCGACCGACACGTGGTGCAGCACGTTGAACACGCCGAAGACGACGGCGGCGCCGACCCACGCCCGGAAGGTGAAGCGTGTCTGCGTGTAGGGCTGGTCGAGCACTGCCAGCTTCTCCGCCGGCGTCGGGGCCCGGTCGGCCTCGATCCACTCGAGCACGGGGCGAGCGGAACGCACCGCGGACCACGTCACGAAGGGAACCGCCACGACGACGTAGGCGAGCAGCAGGAGCAGCCCACCGGCGGTCGCCAGGCCACGCGCGCCGTTGCCCAGAGGAACGACGTAGGCGACGTAGACGTAGACGATCACCGCGCCCACGACGTTGAGCCCACCGATAGCGAGCACGGTCCGAGTCGCGATGGTGCGGTAGAGCTCTTCGAGGATGGCGCGCGAGACCGGTTCCGGACTAGTCATCGAGTTCGAGCTGGCCGCGCCATTCCGCCATGGCTCGCAGCGCCAGCACGGCCACCACGGCGACACCCAACGCAAAGCTCACGCCGCCCACGAACAATCCGATCGATTCGGGCAAAGAACAATTCCCGTGACACTGAAGATCAACTAGCGCCCAACCGATAAGAGCTCCAGAGATACCGGCGAAAACGATCGCGGCGAAGGCCACGGCGCGGGCCCGGGTTGAAGGGAGCGCAGATGGCCGACGCATGGACACACCCCGAGGCTATCGGCGCGCCCCGCGTGCTCATCGTGTTGCCGACGTACAACGAGATCGACAACATCACCGCCATCCTCGACCGCATCCGCGACGCCGTGCCCCAAGCGGACATGCTGGTCGTCGACGACGGCAGCCCCGACGGCACCGCCGAGCGGGTCCGTTGGGTCGCCCAACGCATGCCCGGACTCCATTTGCTGGAGCGCACGTCGAAGGACGGCCTCGGCGCCGCCTATCGCGCCGGGTTCGCCTGGGGCATCCTGCGCTGCTACGACGTCCTCGTCGAGATGGACGCCGACGGCAGCCACCGTCCCGAAGATCTCCCACGCCTGCTGCGCGCCGTCGACAACGGCGCCGACCTCGCCATCGGCTCGCGCTACGTCGCCGGCGGCGTCATCCCGAACTGGAAGTTGTCGCGCCGCCTGCTCTCGCGCGGGGGCAACGTCTACGCCGCGGCCATGCTCGGCATGCACGTGCGCGACGCCACCGCCGGCTTCCGCGCGTACCGCGCCAGCCTGCTCCAGCACATCGACTTCGCCTCGCTGCGTGCCGGCGGCTACGGCTTCCAGATCGAAGGCGTGTGGAAAGCGGTGCGCAGTGGTGCGACCGTCACCGAGATCCCGATCACGTTCGAAGACCGCCTCGCCGGCGAATCGAAGATGTCCAAGGCCATCGTGGTCGAGGCGCTCCGACTGGTGACGCGGTGGGGCTTGGGCGAGCGCGTCGCGCGGGCGCGGACGCGCTTCGCCCTCCTTCCTTTTGCCGGCGTATCGCGGGCAAACTGGAGCGGTGCGAGCCTGGCGGGTAGCAAGCGCGGTCATTGAGCACGACGGGCAGGTCCTGCTCGTCGAGAACCGCCGCGCCGACGGGCGCGTCGACTGGTCGATGCCGGGCGGCGTCGTCGAGGACGGTGAGCATCCGCTGCTCGGCCTGCACCGGGAGGTGACCGAGGAAACCGGACTCACGGTGGCGCAGTGGGGGCCCCTGCTGTGGACGACGTTCGCCCGCAGCAACTCGATGGGGTTCTCGCTCGTCGCCGAGACGTTCATCGCCCACGGACACGACGGCGAGCTCGCATGCGCCGACCCTGACGGCATCGTGAACGAGGCGCGCTGGTTCGACCTCGACGCGGCGATCGCCGCGCTCGAGTCGTCGTGGGTGCCGACGCGCCAACCGTTCGTGGGATGGCTCCAGGAGAGGTGGAGCAGCCCGCGCACGTTCGACTATTCGGTTGAGGGCGATCGGGCCAGCGGCCTGATTGTGGAGTTGCTGTCGACGACGACGTGACCGCCCCGGCCAACCCGAACGCGGACGCGCCGTGGCCCCGCGCCATCCTCCACGTCGACATGGACTGCTTCTACGCGGCGGTCGAAGTCCTCGACGACCCGTCGCTGCGCGGCAAGCCGGTAGTCGTCGGCGGCACCGGCCGGCGCGGCGTCGTGGCGGCGGCCAGCTACGAAGCCCGCGTGTACGGCGTGCGGTCGGCGATGCCGATGGCGACGGCGCGCCGCCTGTGCCCGCGGGCGATCGCCCTGCCGGGCCGCTTCGACCGCTACGAGGAGCTCAGCCGGCAGTACCGGGCGATCATGCTCGACCTCACGCCGTTGGTGGAACCGATCTCGCTCGACGAGGCGTTCCTCGACGTGACCGGCGCCACCCGCCGTGCCGTGACACCCGAGGAAATTGCCAACCGGTTGCGCCGCCGGGTGAAAGCTGAACTGCACCTGAACTGCTCGGTCGGCGTGGCGACGTCGAAGCACGTCGCCAAGCTGGCGTCGGTGGCGGCCAAGCCCAAGCCGCTGCCGACGGGCGTTATCGAGCCGGGCGTCGGGGTCAAGGTGATCGCCCCTGGGACCGAGTTGGCGTTTCTCCACCCGCTGCCCATCCGGGCGCTGTGGGGCGTGGGCGCCAAGACCGCCGAGAAGTTGGCCTCGCTCGGCGTGAAGACGGTCGGCGACTTGGCGGCGTTGCCCCTCGACACCCTTACGCACGCCGTCGGCCCGGCGGCGGGCCAGCACCTGCTCGACCTCGCCAACAACGTCGACTCGCGTGAGGTGGTGGCCGACGCGGGCGTGAAGTCGATCAGTCACGAGGAGACCTTCGCCCACGACATCGACGACCGGGCGCGGCTGCACAAGGAGATCGTGCGCCAGTCCGACGCGGTGGCGGCTCGGATGCACAAAGCCGGGCACGCGGCGCGCACCGTGGTGCTGAAGGTGCGCTACAGCGACTTCACTTCGATCACCCGTTCCAAGACGCCCGGCGGGCCGATCGAAGACGGCGTCACCCTCGCCGGGGTCGCGAAC harbors:
- a CDS encoding NUDIX hydrolase, giving the protein MRAWRVASAVIEHDGQVLLVENRRADGRVDWSMPGGVVEDGEHPLLGLHREVTEETGLTVAQWGPLLWTTFARSNSMGFSLVAETFIAHGHDGELACADPDGIVNEARWFDLDAAIAALESSWVPTRQPFVGWLQERWSSPRTFDYSVEGDRASGLIVELLSTTT
- a CDS encoding polyprenol monophosphomannose synthase, whose amino-acid sequence is MADAWTHPEAIGAPRVLIVLPTYNEIDNITAILDRIRDAVPQADMLVVDDGSPDGTAERVRWVAQRMPGLHLLERTSKDGLGAAYRAGFAWGILRCYDVLVEMDADGSHRPEDLPRLLRAVDNGADLAIGSRYVAGGVIPNWKLSRRLLSRGGNVYAAAMLGMHVRDATAGFRAYRASLLQHIDFASLRAGGYGFQIEGVWKAVRSGATVTEIPITFEDRLAGESKMSKAIVVEALRLVTRWGLGERVARARTRFALLPFAGVSRANWSGASLAGSKRGH
- a CDS encoding adenylate/guanylate cyclase domain-containing protein; this encodes MTSPEPVSRAILEELYRTIATRTVLAIGGLNVVGAVIVYVYVAYVVPLGNGARGLATAGGLLLLLAYVVVAVPFVTWSAVRSARPVLEWIEADRAPTPAEKLAVLDQPYTQTRFTFRAWVGAAVVFGVFNVLHHVSVADCIRVAISTILGGLTTSAFCFLAVERLHRAGFAAALSDGQLPERHGLQIRSRLLLMWVLGSGVPFVGIILGPTARGDGFDNPLIVPIVVLAVIGLVTGLVLTIASARSVTDPLDELRQGLERVEAGDLDAHIPVDDGGELGELEAGYNRMLEGLRERNRLEDLFGRHVGVDVARRAIDKGVALGGQLREMSVLFVDMIGSTNLAVRREPSEVVELLNAFFGVIVTVIEDNHGSINRFDGDGALCTFGALEDDELHATNALKAARELNTALRVLASTYPEVQAGIGVSSGLAVAGNIGARRRVEYTVIGDPVNEASRLTDLAKGYTSRVLASSRAVFHAIGPEQDRWDYVGAIALRGRDELTETYEPVPTGRTESR
- a CDS encoding GntG family PLP-dependent aldolase translates to MSDGPVDLRSDTVTQPTPKMRQAMADAVVGDDVYGEDPTVNALQDAYAARVGKPAALFVPSGTMANQLALRLLAPAGTGVIAGARQHMVIYEGGAAGINSATQFVTIDDSQGALDPTAISHLRAAAAHHYIEPGLVCVENTHLPAGGRPYTLDELKAVSHAAGPLPVHMDGARLFNAEVATGVKAADYAAQVTTVMSCLSKGLAAPVGSLLAGPVDVIARARVERQRLGGGMRQAGVLAAAGLVALTDMVERLADDHDRARTLAAAVAQRWPGACDPASVQTNIVNFTHPNTAELLAHLQSHGVRAGTIAPGVARFVTHCDVDQDDVKRAITAILSAP
- a CDS encoding DNA polymerase IV, with the translated sequence MTAPANPNADAPWPRAILHVDMDCFYAAVEVLDDPSLRGKPVVVGGTGRRGVVAAASYEARVYGVRSAMPMATARRLCPRAIALPGRFDRYEELSRQYRAIMLDLTPLVEPISLDEAFLDVTGATRRAVTPEEIANRLRRRVKAELHLNCSVGVATSKHVAKLASVAAKPKPLPTGVIEPGVGVKVIAPGTELAFLHPLPIRALWGVGAKTAEKLASLGVKTVGDLAALPLDTLTHAVGPAAGQHLLDLANNVDSREVVADAGVKSISHEETFAHDIDDRARLHKEIVRQSDAVAARMHKAGHAARTVVLKVRYSDFTSITRSKTPGGPIEDGVTLAGVANGLLDAVDLRDGVRLLGVGVSNLVDPPPQQLDLLAVEPEDPEDDAAARRRAATGAAVAAIRDKFGDNAVAPATLVDRNGIRRRRFGQQQWGPDAPDPSHRPNGPS